A stretch of the Psychroserpens sp. Hel_I_66 genome encodes the following:
- a CDS encoding SDR family oxidoreductase, protein MKILVTGATGYIGKRLIPLLSNSDHHVVCAVRDKLRADKSYAEDRTIDVVEADFLKPETLHNIPKDIDIAFYLIHSMSNSSKDFESLEERCAINFKAQLEKTNVKQVIYLSGITNEKNLSKHLKSRKNVEDILKSDKYATTIFKAGIIVGSGSSSFEIIRDLVEKLPFMIAPKWLNTKTQPLAVRDILSFLHHSVGNEELYNKTYDVFGPEILTYKQMLLQFAEVRGLKRYILTVPVMTPKLSSYWLYFVTSTSYKLASSLVDSMGVQIIGKPSKINKILDVKPISYKEAVALAFEKIEQNSIVSSWKDSMVSSGRLRNQLHKYINVPKYGCFKDYKERPVKNSEKTIDKIWSIGGKKGWYYGTILWKIRGYIDKLFGGIGLRRGRTSPTDLDVGDALDFWRVIFADKQQQKLLLYAEMRLPGEAWLEFKIEDGLLKQTATFRPRGLWGRLYWYSVLPFHGFIFRGMIDKLVDV, encoded by the coding sequence ATGAAAATACTCGTAACAGGCGCAACAGGTTATATTGGCAAACGGTTAATACCGTTATTGTCTAACAGTGACCATCATGTCGTTTGTGCTGTACGAGATAAATTAAGAGCAGATAAAAGTTACGCTGAAGATCGAACAATCGATGTCGTTGAAGCTGATTTCTTAAAACCAGAAACACTTCACAACATTCCCAAAGATATTGATATCGCTTTTTATTTAATTCACTCCATGTCAAATTCTTCAAAAGACTTTGAGTCTTTGGAAGAGCGTTGCGCAATAAATTTTAAAGCCCAACTTGAGAAAACAAACGTTAAACAAGTTATCTATCTCAGCGGAATTACCAATGAAAAAAATCTCTCAAAACATTTAAAGTCCCGTAAGAATGTTGAAGATATTTTAAAATCAGATAAGTATGCCACAACCATATTTAAAGCGGGAATTATAGTTGGCTCAGGAAGTTCATCTTTTGAGATTATTCGTGATCTGGTAGAAAAATTACCATTTATGATTGCTCCAAAATGGTTAAATACAAAAACCCAACCCTTAGCTGTTAGAGATATTCTTTCTTTTCTTCACCATAGCGTTGGTAATGAAGAATTATACAATAAGACCTATGACGTTTTTGGTCCAGAAATTTTAACATACAAACAAATGCTCCTGCAATTTGCAGAAGTGCGTGGTTTAAAACGGTACATTTTAACGGTTCCTGTAATGACACCTAAACTGTCGTCATACTGGTTATATTTTGTAACCTCAACCTCCTATAAATTAGCATCTTCACTGGTGGACAGTATGGGAGTACAAATAATAGGAAAGCCAAGTAAGATCAATAAAATTCTCGATGTAAAGCCAATTTCATATAAAGAAGCAGTGGCTTTAGCTTTCGAAAAAATCGAACAGAACAGTATTGTTTCCAGCTGGAAAGATTCCATGGTAAGTAGCGGTCGTTTACGAAATCAACTTCATAAATATATAAATGTTCCAAAATACGGTTGCTTTAAAGATTACAAAGAGAGACCAGTTAAAAATTCAGAAAAAACAATTGATAAAATTTGGAGTATTGGCGGTAAAAAAGGTTGGTACTACGGAACAATACTTTGGAAAATAAGAGGCTATATCGACAAACTTTTTGGAGGTATCGGTTTACGTCGTGGGAGAACGAGTCCTACAGATTTGGATGTTGGAGATGCACTGGATTTTTGGCGAGTCATCTTTGCAGATAAACAGCAGCAAAAACTATTACTTTATGCTGAAATGCGCCTTCCTGGTGAGGCTTGGCTAGAATTTAAAATTGAGGAC
- a CDS encoding flavin reductase family protein — protein sequence MVYISNEDLDTFDHLYRINLINSCSGYKSANLLGTKSKGGVENVAVFSSVTHMGSNPAMLGFFCRPTTVTRNTYDNIKNTGFYTINHIDESILEDAHHTSAKYDSHISEFDKTQLISEYKNDFFAPFVKSAPLKMAMQFVEQYHIKANDTILVIGKIVGIYIEDELLEDDGFVNLVKGNVATINGLDGYAIPKSNTRFEYQRPK from the coding sequence ATGGTATATATTAGCAATGAAGATCTCGACACATTTGATCATTTGTACAGAATTAATTTAATAAACAGTTGTTCTGGTTACAAATCTGCTAATTTATTAGGCACTAAATCAAAAGGTGGTGTTGAGAATGTTGCGGTATTTAGTTCAGTCACACACATGGGCTCCAATCCTGCAATGTTAGGTTTTTTTTGTAGGCCAACTACGGTTACTAGAAATACATATGACAACATAAAAAATACAGGGTTCTATACTATAAATCACATTGATGAATCCATTTTGGAAGATGCACATCATACGTCTGCCAAATATGATTCACACATATCAGAGTTTGATAAAACGCAGCTCATTTCAGAATATAAAAATGATTTTTTTGCACCATTTGTTAAAAGTGCACCTCTTAAAATGGCCATGCAATTTGTTGAGCAATATCATATTAAAGCAAACGATACCATTTTAGTTATTGGTAAAATTGTTGGTATTTACATTGAAGATGAACTGTTAGAAGATGACGGGTTTGTAAACTTAGTAAAAGGAAATGTAGCCACAATAAATGGTCTTGATGGTTACGCTATACCAAAATCGAACACACGGTTTGAGTACCAAAGACCAAAATAG
- a CDS encoding ABC1 kinase family protein, which translates to MKTIDKIPTSKIQRATKLVSTGAKVGVNYLKYYGDKLTKTEIEAKGRLDQNNAEDIYDGLKQLKGSALKVAQMLSMEKSILPQAYVEKFSLAQFSVPPLSPPLVMKTFKKYFGKLPNEIYDTFNATSVNAASIGQVHIAEKNGKKLAVKIQYPGVAESIASDLAMVKPIAMSMFNIKGKDSDKYFKEVEGKLIEETNYILEVEQSKEIAHKCAHIPNLLFPQYYEELSSERIITMDYMEGEHLSEFAAYNENQEYSNQLGQALWDFYMFQIHKIKKVHADPHPGNFLVSEEGKLIALDFGCMKTIPDEFYVPYFELAEKENINNRDYFIEKLYQLEILRKDDSPKEVTFFTDMFHEMLSLFTQPFHAETFDFSNGDFFGKISELGERYSKSTELRKMNANRGSKHFIYINRTFFGLYNLMFDLKAKDIKINNFNNL; encoded by the coding sequence ATGAAAACTATTGATAAAATACCAACATCAAAAATTCAACGTGCTACAAAATTGGTTTCAACAGGAGCAAAAGTTGGTGTTAATTATCTTAAATATTACGGAGATAAATTAACCAAAACCGAAATTGAGGCCAAAGGTAGATTAGATCAAAATAATGCCGAAGATATTTATGATGGACTAAAACAGCTTAAAGGAAGTGCACTAAAAGTAGCACAAATGTTGAGTATGGAAAAAAGCATTCTACCTCAAGCCTATGTTGAGAAGTTTTCTTTGGCACAGTTTTCAGTACCACCATTATCACCTCCATTGGTGATGAAAACATTTAAAAAATACTTCGGAAAATTACCAAACGAAATTTACGATACATTCAACGCAACTTCTGTAAATGCTGCAAGTATAGGACAAGTCCATATTGCAGAAAAAAATGGGAAGAAACTTGCTGTGAAAATCCAATATCCGGGAGTTGCTGAGAGTATCGCATCAGATTTAGCCATGGTAAAACCTATTGCCATGAGCATGTTTAACATCAAAGGAAAAGACTCTGATAAATATTTCAAAGAAGTTGAAGGCAAATTAATTGAAGAAACAAATTACATTTTGGAAGTTGAGCAAAGCAAAGAAATTGCTCATAAATGCGCTCATATTCCAAATCTTTTGTTTCCTCAATACTATGAAGAATTATCTTCAGAGCGTATTATAACAATGGATTATATGGAAGGTGAACACCTTTCGGAATTTGCAGCTTACAACGAAAATCAAGAATATTCTAATCAATTAGGTCAAGCACTTTGGGACTTTTACATGTTTCAAATCCATAAGATTAAAAAGGTTCATGCAGATCCGCATCCTGGCAATTTTTTAGTTTCCGAAGAAGGAAAATTAATTGCGTTAGATTTTGGGTGCATGAAAACTATTCCTGATGAGTTTTACGTGCCTTATTTTGAGTTGGCAGAAAAAGAAAACATCAATAATCGTGACTATTTTATAGAAAAATTATACCAATTAGAAATTTTAAGAAAAGATGACAGTCCTAAAGAAGTTACCTTTTTCACAGATATGTTTCATGAAATGTTAAGTTTATTTACCCAACCTTTTCATGCTGAAACATTTGATTTTTCAAATGGTGATTTCTTTGGAAAAATATCAGAACTCGGTGAACGCTATTCAAAAAGTACAGAGTTACGAAAAATGAATGCCAATCGAGGTTCTAAACATTTTATATACATCAACCGAACCTTTTTTGGATTGTATAATTTGATGTTTGATTTAAAAGCGAAAGACATTAAAATCAACAATTTCAACAACTTATAA
- a CDS encoding TetR family transcriptional regulator C-terminal domain-containing protein gives MAKKKKITENDIISFYMDYVLEHNEQPKTVYAFAKANNFEEQKFYDYFGSFEAVEKHVFTAFYQNTITVLEKSEDYLSFDPRNKLLSFYFTFFENLTANRSYVRYALEHHKNSLKSLSLLKDLKHHFTSYIVHLGIDLIDIKQEQLDKIQQRGLKETAWLQLLLTMKFWIDDTSAGFEKTDIFIEKSVNTSFDVLDVAPVRSLIDFGKFIFKEKIQMN, from the coding sequence ATGGCAAAAAAGAAAAAAATTACAGAAAACGACATTATTTCATTCTACATGGATTATGTTTTAGAACATAATGAACAACCAAAAACGGTTTATGCTTTTGCTAAAGCCAATAATTTTGAAGAGCAGAAATTCTACGATTATTTTGGTTCTTTTGAAGCGGTTGAAAAACATGTCTTCACTGCTTTTTATCAAAACACAATAACTGTTTTAGAAAAAAGTGAAGATTATTTATCTTTTGACCCTCGCAACAAATTACTCAGTTTCTATTTTACGTTTTTTGAGAATCTAACCGCTAATCGCAGTTATGTAAGATATGCCTTAGAACATCATAAAAATAGTCTTAAAAGCTTGAGTTTACTTAAAGATCTAAAACATCATTTCACATCTTATATAGTTCATTTAGGTATCGACCTTATCGACATCAAACAAGAGCAATTGGATAAAATACAACAACGCGGACTCAAAGAAACCGCATGGTTACAGTTATTACTAACCATGAAGTTTTGGATTGATGATACTTCCGCAGGATTTGAAAAAACAGATATTTTTATTGAGAAATCAGTAAATACCAGTTTTGATGTACTTGATGTCGCACCAGTAAGAAGCTTAATTGACTTTGGAAAATTCATTTTCAAAGAAAAAATACAAATGAACTAA
- a CDS encoding MIP/aquaporin family protein, with amino-acid sequence MKKFYSEIIGTFAMVFCGCGAMSIDEITGGSITHVGVAITWGLIVMSMIYAFGEISGAHFNPAVTFGFAYAKKFPWKDVPKYIIAQAIGAFLACLILWFLFPQSETLGSTLPAVGFEPYRAFVLELFLTFFLMVVIINVSTGSKEIGTMAAIAVGSVILLEAMFAGPMTKASMNPIRSLAPALVSGNLQHLWLYLTAPFIGSFLAVASCSLVRK; translated from the coding sequence ATGAAAAAATTTTATTCTGAAATTATTGGGACATTTGCCATGGTGTTTTGTGGTTGTGGTGCCATGTCCATTGATGAAATTACGGGAGGAAGCATTACCCATGTTGGAGTTGCAATAACGTGGGGATTAATTGTAATGAGCATGATCTATGCCTTTGGAGAAATCTCTGGTGCTCATTTTAATCCCGCAGTTACTTTTGGTTTTGCTTATGCAAAGAAATTTCCGTGGAAAGACGTTCCAAAATATATAATCGCACAAGCTATTGGCGCTTTTTTAGCTTGCTTAATCTTGTGGTTCCTATTTCCGCAGAGTGAAACATTAGGAAGCACCTTACCTGCTGTGGGTTTTGAGCCTTACCGTGCATTTGTTTTGGAGCTGTTTTTGACATTTTTTCTAATGGTCGTAATCATTAATGTATCCACCGGAAGTAAAGAGATTGGAACAATGGCAGCTATTGCAGTAGGCAGTGTAATTTTACTTGAAGCTATGTTTGCAGGTCCAATGACCAAAGCCTCTATGAATCCAATACGATCCTTGGCTCCTGCTCTGGTATCTGGTAATTTACAACACTTATGGCTCTACCTTACAGCACCATTTATAGGTTCATTTTTAGCTGTCGCGAGCTGCTCGCTAGTTAGAAAGTAA